From the Senegalimassilia faecalis genome, one window contains:
- the mraY gene encoding phospho-N-acetylmuramoyl-pentapeptide-transferase, with the protein MLHIFESYPTFLVFVGIVVAIVLTMALMPAWIKFLKSSHIGQQVRADGPESHLVKQGTPTMGGVIMLIAVILTALVVGHPTPETFALLIATVLTGCLGLIDDAEKVVKERSLGLTPKAKLVGQFVISTVFGLVAVNVMGIAPTVDIPFVYTFDLGVLTTNFGQVAVPWLYLIFVDILLMGLCNAVNLTDGLDGLAAGTVMIVMIVMAAIAYRSDMLDSAIFAAALAGACIGFLWFNSFPADIFMGDTGSLALGMALGCLSVFTKTEFVVLIIGGLFVAEALSVMIQVFYYKKTHKRIFLMAPLHHHFEKKGWSETKVVVRFWIVSGVLAALGFAWYFAESLMAVA; encoded by the coding sequence CCATGGCGCTCATGCCCGCGTGGATCAAGTTCCTGAAATCAAGCCATATCGGCCAGCAGGTGCGCGCCGATGGCCCCGAAAGCCACCTGGTGAAGCAGGGCACGCCTACCATGGGCGGCGTCATCATGCTCATCGCCGTCATCCTCACGGCGCTGGTGGTGGGCCATCCCACGCCTGAGACGTTCGCGCTGCTCATCGCCACGGTGCTTACCGGCTGCCTTGGCCTTATCGACGACGCCGAGAAAGTGGTGAAAGAGCGCAGCCTGGGCCTTACGCCGAAGGCGAAGCTGGTGGGCCAGTTCGTCATCTCCACGGTGTTCGGCCTGGTGGCAGTCAACGTCATGGGCATCGCGCCTACGGTGGACATCCCGTTTGTCTACACGTTCGACCTAGGCGTGCTCACCACGAACTTCGGCCAGGTTGCCGTGCCGTGGCTCTATCTCATCTTCGTCGACATCCTGCTCATGGGCTTGTGCAACGCCGTGAACCTCACCGACGGCCTCGACGGCTTGGCGGCGGGCACGGTCATGATCGTCATGATCGTCATGGCGGCTATCGCCTACCGCTCCGACATGCTTGATTCCGCCATCTTCGCCGCTGCGCTGGCCGGCGCGTGCATCGGCTTTCTGTGGTTCAACTCGTTCCCGGCCGACATCTTCATGGGCGACACCGGTTCGCTGGCGCTTGGCATGGCGCTGGGCTGCCTGTCGGTGTTCACGAAAACGGAGTTCGTCGTGCTTATCATCGGTGGCCTGTTCGTGGCCGAGGCCCTGTCGGTCATGATCCAAGTGTTCTACTACAAGAAAACCCACAAGCGCATCTTCCTTATGGCGCCGCTGCACCACCACTTCGAGAAGAAGGGCTGGTCTGAGACGAAGGTCGTCGTGCGCTTCTGGATTGTTTCGGGCGTGCTTGCCGCGCTCGGTTTTGCCTGGTACTTTGCAGAGTCTTTGATGGCGGTGGCTTAA
- the murD gene encoding UDP-N-acetylmuramoyl-L-alanine--D-glutamate ligase — translation MSDVATIASKKYAPETLGRVLVLGLGKSGHDAVDYLMPLLGGRVSELAIFGGAHSADADAFAQTARAAGAHVAFGENAVAQLAEAAGGRFELTIASPGISEFSELYQAAARLSNEVISEVEFAWRESAASSRWVAVTGTNGKTTVTALTAHLLKSAGLRAAAVGNIGDTCISAVGANAADVYVAEVSSYQLASTKRFAPNVAVMLNITPDHLHWHHTLENYRDAKFKLLDNLASVPGAVAVMDASNDVVRAKVRQLRQVEGGCGFAIVPMGTAEGLSGDMRARCGAENAAFIAADGTLEVALRGTEHALVNEADLLIKGSHNAGNALAAASAALACGVDAAEVAKALVAFAPLEHRIEPCGTVRGAACYNDSKATNVDATLKALAAFPHTRPVVLLGGDDKGTDLADLVAAAHRHTRVCVCFGDAADRFMAAFDGAAASAPADFKLLRANHLEDALDVALDQAASGDVVLLSPACASFDEFHSFEERGEVFKQLVSARAAALGA, via the coding sequence ATGTCCGATGTTGCGACGATCGCAAGCAAAAAATACGCTCCTGAAACGCTTGGCCGCGTGCTCGTGCTCGGACTAGGCAAGTCCGGCCACGACGCCGTGGACTACCTCATGCCGCTTTTGGGCGGGCGCGTCAGCGAACTTGCCATCTTCGGCGGCGCGCACAGCGCCGATGCCGACGCGTTCGCCCAAACCGCGCGCGCGGCGGGCGCTCACGTCGCGTTCGGCGAGAACGCCGTGGCGCAGCTGGCCGAAGCGGCAGGCGGGCGTTTCGAGCTCACCATCGCAAGCCCGGGCATCTCCGAATTCTCCGAGCTGTATCAGGCGGCGGCGCGCCTCAGCAACGAAGTTATCAGCGAAGTCGAGTTCGCGTGGCGCGAATCGGCGGCAAGCAGCCGCTGGGTTGCCGTCACCGGCACGAACGGCAAAACCACGGTCACCGCGCTTACCGCGCACCTGCTGAAGTCGGCGGGCCTGCGCGCTGCGGCCGTCGGCAACATCGGCGACACGTGCATTTCCGCCGTGGGCGCGAATGCCGCCGACGTGTACGTGGCCGAGGTGTCGTCGTATCAGCTGGCGTCCACGAAGCGCTTCGCGCCGAACGTGGCCGTCATGCTCAACATCACGCCCGATCACCTGCATTGGCACCATACGCTTGAAAACTACCGCGACGCGAAGTTCAAGCTGCTCGACAACCTGGCAAGCGTGCCGGGTGCCGTGGCGGTCATGGATGCGTCGAACGACGTCGTGCGCGCCAAGGTGCGCCAGCTGCGCCAGGTCGAAGGCGGCTGCGGCTTCGCTATCGTTCCCATGGGCACGGCCGAGGGCCTCTCGGGCGACATGCGCGCCCGCTGCGGCGCGGAAAACGCGGCGTTCATTGCCGCTGACGGCACGCTTGAGGTGGCGCTGCGCGGCACCGAGCACGCGCTCGTAAACGAAGCGGACCTGCTCATCAAGGGTTCGCACAACGCAGGCAACGCGCTTGCCGCTGCTTCCGCCGCGTTGGCTTGCGGCGTCGATGCCGCTGAAGTGGCCAAAGCGCTTGTCGCGTTCGCCCCGCTCGAGCACCGCATCGAGCCCTGCGGCACCGTGCGCGGCGCGGCGTGCTACAACGACTCGAAGGCAACGAACGTCGACGCCACGCTCAAGGCGCTTGCGGCGTTTCCCCATACGCGCCCGGTCGTGCTGCTCGGCGGTGACGACAAGGGCACCGACCTGGCAGACCTCGTGGCGGCCGCGCATCGTCATACGCGCGTGTGCGTGTGCTTCGGCGACGCGGCCGACCGCTTCATGGCGGCGTTCGATGGCGCGGCGGCTTCGGCCCCAGCCGACTTCAAGCTGCTGCGCGCGAATCATCTTGAAGATGCGCTCGACGTGGCGCTTGATCAAGCGGCGTCCGGCGACGTTGTGCTGCTGTCCCCGGCGTGCGCTTCGTTCGACGAGTTCCATTCGTTCGAAGAGCGCGGCGAAGTGTTCAAGCAGCTTGTTTCCGCGCGCGCGGCCGCGCTTGGCGCGTAG
- a CDS encoding FtsW/RodA/SpoVE family cell cycle protein: MASFAASRRSDAESVVWPQVVLVLSVLALTLIGFVMIYSASQVSILSDAASAGTLSDANPAEYLFDQLKFAIIGVVAAFLLWRFAPPEVWKGVGLWIVYAIAIGLLILTAAMGTTALGAQRWLVLGPISLQPSEFAKIAFVLMAARILSDAQEGVLEGKMLIGQVIVLLIAPIAFLYETQSDLGTTIIIFIGILSVMWLGEVSMRSILLLLGVAFVLALVATFGTGYRTDRLVVYNPWGDGENGYGDGYQTIHSFYAFAEGGIFGVGLGNSREKFDYLPEAETDFVFSIIGEELGMIGALLVIALFLALLFAGLRIARASNSRFGSMVAGSCTIMIVFQAFLNIGCVIGLVPTTGKPLPFVSSGGSSLIATFIMVGLILSVAKYADTTTVYDRRRANLRVVRAVDDDQPYERPRFTDDGTRSSSSRRARSARDDAAALAARSRRTQRR, from the coding sequence ATGGCATCTTTTGCAGCTTCGCGACGCTCCGACGCCGAGTCGGTGGTGTGGCCGCAGGTCGTACTTGTGCTGTCGGTGCTTGCGCTGACGCTCATCGGCTTCGTCATGATTTACTCCGCCTCGCAGGTTTCCATCCTCTCGGACGCCGCCTCTGCCGGCACGCTCAGCGACGCGAACCCGGCCGAGTATTTGTTTGACCAGCTGAAATTCGCCATCATTGGCGTGGTCGCCGCCTTTTTGCTGTGGCGGTTCGCCCCGCCTGAGGTTTGGAAGGGCGTCGGGCTTTGGATCGTGTACGCCATTGCCATCGGCCTGCTTATCCTCACGGCGGCTATGGGCACCACGGCGCTTGGCGCCCAGCGCTGGCTCGTGCTCGGGCCCATTTCGCTGCAGCCTTCCGAGTTCGCGAAGATCGCGTTCGTCCTCATGGCAGCGCGCATTTTAAGCGATGCTCAAGAAGGCGTGCTTGAGGGCAAGATGCTTATCGGTCAAGTTATCGTGCTGCTTATCGCGCCGATCGCTTTCTTGTACGAAACGCAGTCCGACCTCGGCACCACCATCATCATCTTCATCGGCATCCTGTCGGTCATGTGGCTGGGCGAGGTGTCCATGCGCAGCATCTTGCTCTTGCTCGGCGTCGCCTTCGTGTTGGCGCTTGTGGCAACGTTCGGCACGGGCTACCGCACCGACCGCCTGGTCGTGTACAACCCCTGGGGCGATGGCGAAAACGGCTATGGTGACGGCTACCAGACTATCCACTCGTTCTACGCGTTCGCCGAAGGCGGCATTTTCGGCGTGGGGCTGGGCAATTCGCGCGAGAAGTTCGACTACCTGCCCGAGGCCGAAACCGACTTCGTGTTCTCCATCATCGGCGAAGAGCTTGGCATGATCGGCGCGTTGTTGGTCATCGCGCTTTTCTTGGCGCTGCTGTTCGCCGGTCTGCGCATCGCGCGCGCCTCAAACTCGCGTTTCGGTTCCATGGTGGCAGGAAGCTGCACCATCATGATCGTGTTCCAGGCGTTTTTGAACATCGGCTGCGTCATCGGGCTTGTTCCCACCACGGGCAAACCCCTGCCGTTCGTGTCGTCGGGCGGTTCTTCGCTTATCGCCACGTTCATCATGGTCGGCCTTATCCTGTCGGTTGCCAAATATGCCGACACCACCACGGTTTACGATCGGCGCCGCGCGAACCTGCGCGTCGTGCGCGCCGTCGACGATGACCAACCTTACGAGCGTCCGCGTTTCACCGACGATGGGACACGCTCATCAAGCTCGCGACGCGCAAGGAGCGCCCGCGACGACGCCGCGGCGCTCGCGGCGCGCAGCCGCAGAACTCAACGGAGGTAG